One window from the genome of Elaeis guineensis isolate ETL-2024a chromosome 5, EG11, whole genome shotgun sequence encodes:
- the LOC105046152 gene encoding uncharacterized protein, whose protein sequence is MSVSRSTTLPINGGATSTTTPNLPSSLATNHARSLWRSRLGSALRTALACTIVGVATIYTPSVLRSHLTFPAFSYVTAILISGEATLGDSLHGAASALYGTLLGVLPAMLTLLFLLRPDGFSITTTTLAVVLSSFAVALLGSTDLIAKRIALGQIVIIYAAPFEQVGPHDVKAVWHPIHVAASTAVGVVASVLALLFPYPRLACYEVREKSKLYMEMAMERLRLLVNAFYADNSACMAALISQARCLTAESTKLLHNIKLKQASSQWERPPFRFIPLHPKEPSDRLQNIETPLKGMEIALSSTKSFPVKFSDQQLKGNLLSLRDHIILRLRQENIMANTKQENFVARREPLDQPHLALPVIPQNLKDFSPLLFFLFCIDLLYNGTLTNPSADGAQENRVMPTTEQATVASKDDPSTKRRNSKNPCCVNGNSERLVVALKCSLSLGLAVLFGVLFSKSNGYWSGLTVAITITPWRQATFKLANDRAQGTAIGSVYGVLGSVISQNLMELRFLALLPWIIFTSFLRRSRMYGHAGGIAAVISTLIILGRRHYGPPTVFAIARLTETFIGLSCSVLVELLLQPTRASTLARAQLSGSLRTLNECIESLILSTGPVPLKEKQKKLEQQVNALRKYIDEAQMEPNFWFLPFPVACYYKLHGSLSKLVELLCFLVHGIEFLAEESHGLGAARKEIQETIGGDLEQFKIIIGSPLKNFEEVIRVKSLGKLEKELPRRSEPNDLELGNYGSLSAGEEESEKVVALFLQHAIEVVKRHDVDVGEDLKSQVVLCLATFGFCTGGLMKETREIENGILELLQWENPGSHINLYEISCELKAPGA, encoded by the exons ATGAGTGTTAGTAGAAGCACAACACTTCCAATAAATGGAGGTGCCACCTCCACTACCACCCCAAACCTACCATCCTCCCTTGCAACCAATCATGCTCGCTCCTTGTGGCGCTCTCGCTTAGGCTCTGCTCTCCGTACCGCACTAGCATGCACCATCGTTGGCGTCGCAACGATCTACACCCCGAGCGTTCTCCGCTCCCATCTGACCTTCCCTGCCTTCTCCTACGTCACCGCGATTCTGATCTCAGGGGAGGCGACGCTGGGGGACTCGTTGCACGGTGCCGCAAGTGCACTGTACGGTACACTCCTCGGAGTACTACCTGCCATGCTGACCCTCCTCTTCTTGCTCCGGCCTGACGGCTTCTCCATCACCACCACCACCCTCGCGGTGGTTCTCAGCTCTTTTGCGGTTGCGCTGCTGGGCTCCACCGACCTCATCGCCAAGCGCATCGCCCTCGGCCAGATCGTCATCATCTACGCAGCTCCGTTCGAGCAGGTCGGTCCCCATGACGTCAAGGCTGTGTGGCATCCGATTCATGTGGCGGCCAGCACTGCGGTTGGAGTGGTCGCATCGGTTCTTGCACTGCTCTTCCCCTATCCTCGCCTTGCATGCTATGAG GTAAGAGAGAAGAGTAAGCTATACATGGAGATGGCGATGGAGAGGCTGAGGCTTTTGGTGAATGCCTTTTATGCTGATAATAGTGCTTGCATGGCCGCACTAATCTCTCAGGCCAGATGCTTAACCGCTGAGAGCACTAAGCTTCTTCACAATATAAAACTAAAGCAA GCAAGTTCACAGTGGGAAAGGCCTCCTTTCAGGTTCATACCACTCCATCCGAAGGAGCCATCAGATAGGTTGCAAAACATAGAGACGCCTTTAAAGGGAATGGAGATTGCTCTAAGTTCCACCAAATCATTTCCTGTAAAATTTTCAGACCAACAGCTCAAAGGCAATCTGCTCAGCCTAAGAGACCACATTATTCTTAGACTAAGACAGGAAAACATCATGGCTAACACAAAACAAGAAAACTTCGTGGCTAGAAGAGAGCCCCTAGATCAACCCCATCTAGCATTACCTGTTATCCCTCAAAATCTCAAAGACTTCTCACCATTATTGTTCTTTCTTTTCTGCATTGACCTCCTTTATAATGGAACTCTCACCAACCCCTCAGCCGACGGTGCCCAAGAAAACAGGGTGATGCCAACCACTGAGCAGGCCACAGTCGCGTCCAAAGATGATCCTAGCACCAAAAGAAGGAATTCCAAGAATCCTTGCTGCGTGAACGGAAACAGTGAAAGGCTTGTGGTTGCGTTGAAGTGCTCGCTCTCTTTAGGCCTTGCCGTGCTCTTTGGAGTGCTCTTTAGCAAAAGTAATGGGTACTGGTCGGGTCTCACTGTAGCCATCACCATCACCCCATGGAGACAGGCCACATTTAAGTTGGCGAATGATAGAGCGCAAGGGACTGCTATCGGATCGGTCTATGGAGTATTAGGATCGGTCATCTCTCAAAATCTTATGGAACTTAGGTTCTTAGCCCTCCTCCCATGGATTATTTTCACTAGCTTTCTACGACGTAGTCGAATGTATGGCCATGCAGGAGGAATCGCCGCTGTCATCTCCACATTAATAATATTGGGCAGGAGACATTATGGCCCTCCTACTGTCTTCGCCATTGCAAGACTCACTGAGACCTTCATTGGGCTCTCTTGCTCCGTACTTGTTGAGCTCCTATTACAACCCACAAGGGCTTCTACTCTGGCAAGAGCCCAACTATCCGGGAGCCTTCGGACACTCAACGAGTGCATTGAGTCATTGATTCTATCCACAGGTCCTGTGCCATTGAAAGAGAAGCAGAAGAAGCTAGAACAACAAGTGAATGCACTAAGGAAGTACATTGATGAAGCTCAGATGGAGCCTAACTTTTGGTTCTTGCCTTTCCCTGTGGCTTGTTACTACAAGCTCCATGGTTCCCTGTCAAAGCTGGTGGAGTTACTATGTTTCCTGGTTCATGGCATCGAGTTCTTAGCAGAAGAATCTCATGGGCTTGGAGCTGCTAGGAAAGAGATCCAAGAGACCATCGGGGGAGATCTGGAGCAGTTCAAAATTATCATTGGCTCTCCATTGAAGAATTTTGAGGAAGTCATTCGAGTGAAGTCATTAGGAAAACTGGAAAAGGAGTTGCCGAGGAGGAGCGAGCCTAATGACCTTGAGCTGGGAAATTATGGGTCTCTGAGCGCCGGTGAAGAAGAGTCCGAGAAGGTCGTTGCTCTTTTCCTCCAACATGCAATAGAAGTGGTAAAGAGGCATGATGTGGATGTAGGTGAGGACTTGAAGAGCCAAGTGGTCCTTTGCCTGGCTACCTTTGGGTTTTGCACTGGAGGCTTGATGAAAGAGACCAGAGAGATAGAGAACGGGATCTTGGAGCTTCTTCAGTGGGAGAATCCTGGCAGTCACATCAATCTGTATGAAATATCTTGTGAACTAAAAGCTCCCGGCGCATAa
- the LOC105045703 gene encoding UDP-glucuronic acid decarboxylase 6 has protein sequence MAKELSNGVSKPPPMPSPLRNSKFFQSNMRILVTGGAGFIGSHLVDKLMENEKNEVIVADNFFTGSKDNLRKWIGHPRFELIRHDVTEPLLVEVDQIYHLACPASPIFYKYNPVKTIKTNVIGTLNMLGLAKRVGARILLTSTSEVYGDPLEHPQKEEYWGNVNPIGVRSCYDEGKRVAETLMFDYHRQHGIEIRIARIFNTYGPRMNIDDGRVVSNFIAQALRGEPLTVQAPGTQTRSFCYVSDMVDGLIRLMEGDNTGPINLGNPGEFTMMELAENVKELIDPNVPVKIVENTPDDPRQRKPDITKAKELLGWEPKIILRQGLPLMEEDFRQRLGVPKKA, from the exons ATGGCGAAGGAATTGTCCAATGGGGTGTCAAAGCCGCCTCCGATGCCTTCTCCACTGCGGAATTCCAAATTTTTTCAG TCCAATATGCGAATCTTGGTGACTGGGGGTGCTGGATTCATCGGTTCGCATCTGGTGGACAAGTTGATGGAGAATGAAAAGAATGAG GTAATTGTTGCTGACAACTTTTTCACTGGTTCAAAGGACAATCTCAGAAAATGGATTGGTCATCCAAGATTCGAGCTGATTCGTCATG ATGTCACGGAGCCATTGCTGGTAGAggttgatcaaatctatcatcttGCTTGTCCTGCCTCTCCAATTTTCTACAAATACAACCCTGTGAAG ACAATAAAGACAAATGTGATTGGCACCCTAAACATGTTGGGACTTGCAAAGCGGGTTGGAGCAAG GATTTTGCTGACATCTACCTCAGAAGTTTATGGTGATCCCCTTGAGCATCCTCAGAAGGAAGAGTACTGGGGAAATGTTAACCCAATTG GAGTCAGGAGCTGCTATGACGAGGGGAAGCGTGTGGCAGAGACTTTAATGTTTGACTATCATAGGCAGCATGGAATCG AGATTCGAATTGCTAGAATTTTTAACACCTATGGACCACGCATGAACATTGATGATGGCCGTGTTGTCAGCAACTTCATAGCTCAAGCACTTCG TGGTGAACCCTTAACAGTTCAGGCACCTGGAACACAAACCCGAAGTTTTTGTTATGTTTCTGATATG GTTGATGGACTTATCCGGCTGATGGAAGGAGATAATACAGGCCCTATCAACTTGGGGAACCCTG GTGAATTTACGATGATGGAACTTGCTGAGAATGTGAAGGAG TTGATTGATCCCAATGTGCCTGTGAAAATAGTGGAGAATACGCCTGATGATCCACGCCAAAGGAAACCAGACATCACAAAAGCGAAGGAGCTACTAGGATGGGAGCCCAAGATTATATTGCGCCAGGGCCTTCCTCTCATGGAAGAGGATTTCCGACAGCGTCTTGGCGTGCCAAAAAAAGCATAA
- the LOC105045702 gene encoding pentatricopeptide repeat-containing protein At4g21065 — MTTSSLTSPPLPRPRPQYPESLDGPTTLSEIKQLQAVLIKAGLAHTRPAQNRLVALCSAARPPDPALDHALLLFSRSRKPTPFMRNTIVQSLANTSAPYRALRFYFAAHCAAVPPNHHTFPALLKACSHLHALSEGNQIHAQALKSGLGYDMLVRNALIHLYCSCAALDHAQRVFDKMLERDIVTWNTMINGYVQNGLARDALDLFRDLQLAGVWPDAITMVGVLSACAVAGALELGKWAHAYIEKHRMDGRISVRTALIDMYSKCGYIDRALEVFKSTPVRNLVLWTAMINGLAINGSGHKAVEFFDRMVHDDDIKPDGVVFISVLSACSHGGLIDEGRRLFDELKTRYNLVPQMEHYGCMVDLLGRAGRIEEALQLIRRMPSEPSEIVWRTLLGACRAHRNVQIGELAMKEIQRREPRHHGDHVLLSNIYASVGRWEDVAYVRRAMKRMGISKEPGCSIIVVDGRIYSFVVEDASHRHSEEVRAALERMARRLREAGHVPDTREVVARVEGGEEEREEKLVHHSEKVAVAFGLIRTVPGTTLRVVKNLRVCADCHAAMKLISEIYGREIVLRDRNRFHHFKSGSCSCGDYW; from the coding sequence ATGACTACATCTTCCTTAACCTCACCGCCCCTTCCTCGCCCAAGGCCACAGTACCCCGAATCCCTCGACGGCCCCACCACCCTGTCGGAGATCAAACAGCTGCAGGCCGTCCTCATCAAAGCTGGCCTCGCCCACACCCGGCCCGCCCAGAACCGCCTCGTCGCGCTTTGCTCCGCCGCCCGCCCGCCTGACCCCGCACTCGACCACGCCCTTCTCCTCTTCTCCCGCTCCCGCAAGCCCACCCCTTTCATGCGGAACACAATCGTCCAGTCCCTCGCCAACACCTCCGCCCCTTACCGCGCCCTCCGCTTCTACTTTGCCGCCCACTGCGCTGCCGTCCCCCCCAACCACCACACCTTCCCCGCCCTCCTCAAGGCCTGCTCCCACCTCCACGCCCTCTCTGAAGGGAACCAGATCCACGCCCAGGCCCTCAAATCCGGCCTCGGCTACGACATGCTTGTCCGCAACGCGCTGATCCATCTGTATTGCTCCTGCGCCGCACTAGACCACGCGCAGCGGGTGTTCGATAAAATGCTCGAAAGAGATATTGTAACCTGGAATACGATGATTAACGGCTACGTCCAAAACGGGTTGGCCCGCGATGCGCTGGACCTATTCCGCGACCTCCAGCTCGCCGGCGTCTGGCCCGACGCGATCACCATGGTGGGCGTCCTCTCCGCGTGCGCCGTCGCGGGCGCGCTCGAGCTCGGCAAGTGGGCCCACGCCTACATCGAGAAACACCGGATGGATGGTCGAATCAGCGTCAGGACCGCCCTGATCGACATGTACTCCAAGTGTGGTTATATCGATCGAGCGCTGGAGGTCTTCAAGAGCACCCCAGTTCGAAATCTCGTTCTTTGGACGGCCATGATTAACGGGTTGGCCATTAACGGGTCCGGTCATAAAGCCGTAGAATTCTTCGATCGGATGGTTCACGATGATGATATTAAACCGGATGGAGTAGTCTTCATCAGCGTCTTGTCAGCATGCAGCCATGGTGGACTAATAGATGAAGGGCGGAGATTGTTCGATGAGTTGAAAACTCGTTACAATTTGGTTCCACAGATGGAGCATTATGGGTGCATGGTGGACCTCCTGGGCCGGGCTGGACGGATAGAGGAGGCCCTCCAGTTGATCAGACGCATGCCGTCGGAGCCCAGCGAGATCGTATGGCGGACGTTGTTAGGGGCGTGCAGGGCCCACAGGAACGTCCAGATTGGTGAGTTGGCGATGAAGGAGATCCAACGGCGGGAACCACGTCACCACGGGGATCACGTGCTTCTCTCTAACATCTACGCCTCGGTGGGGAGGTGGGAGGACGTGGCGTACGTGCGGAGGGCGATGAAGAGGATGGGCATCTCAAAGGAGCCCGGGTGCAGCATCATCGTGGTGGACGGCCGGATTTACTCGTTCGTGGTGGAGGACGCATCCCACCGTCACTCCGAGGAGGTGAGGGCGGCGCTGGAGAGGATGGCGCGGAGGCTGAGGGAGGCGGGGCACGTGCCGGACACGAGAGAGGTGGTGGCGCGCGTGGAAGGaggggaggaggagagggaggagaaGCTGGTGCACCATAGCGAGAAGGTGGCGGTGGCGTTCGGTCTGATCAGGACCGTTCCTGGGACGACGTTGAGGGTGGTGAAGAATCTGAGGGTGTGCGCGGACTGCCACGCGGCGATGAAGCTGATCTCGGAGATCTACGGCAGGGAGATCGTGTTAAGGGACCGGAACCGGTTTCACCATTTTAAGAGCGGGTCCTGTTCTTGTGGCGATTATTGGTGA